The Streptomyces nigra genome includes the window GTTGCGGCGGTGGCCTGCGTTGATGAACCCGCGGAGCTGTTCGTTCTCCCCGGCCTTGGGGCCGAAGATGGTGTCGATCTCATCGAAGAGGATCGTGGGCCGTTTGCCGTCGACCCCGGCCACCGCGCGGAAGAGCGCGGCGGCGGAGGCGTCGACAGCGGCCATCGGGTTGGGCACGAGCGTTTCCACGATTTCCAGCGCCCGCGACTTCCCGGACCCGGGTTCCGGGGACAGGAACGCGAGACGCGGGGTGGACTCGAAGCAGTCGAGCAGGTGGGCGTGCGCGTCCCACAGGACCACGGCCACGTAGGCGGCCTCGTTGGGGAAGACGTTGAAGCGGCGGTGGAAGGCTTCCACCTCGTTGAGCAGCGCGGCGCCGTCGATGCGGTCGGTCATGCGGCGGCCCTCCTTTCGGGGGGTGCGGCGGGAGCTCCCGTGCAGGCGGATCGGTGGGCGTCGTACTCGGCGACGAGCGCGACCACGTTCTCGGGGCCGGTGGCAGCGCCGGTCAGCCCGCAGCGGCAGGCGTAGCCGGCGGTGGGCAGGGCGCCGGGGCGCGTCGACCAGCGGGCGCCGTCGTAGTGGTGGCGGTAGACCGGCGGGGCGGAGATCCGGATACCTGGCGCATCCGGGGTCGGGTCGCTACCGGGCCGGGCGGTGGATCGGTTCGGACGAAGAGCAGTTGGGACGCCCTTGCGGGCGGCGCCTTTCGGCTCGCCCACGGCCGGTGTGTCCGCAACCTGTGTAGCGTCCGGCGGGCCGTCCGGGGTGATGGGGATGCTCTTCAGGTGGGGGCGGGAACGGGTGCTCATGCCGTCGCCCCGCTGCGGCTGTTGTGGGTGATGGACCAGTTGAGGGCGCTGCGCAGGGTGGAGCGGCACTCGGACGCGGACAGTCCGGTCGCCTCGCCTGCCTCCTGAAGAGCCTGTTCAACCAGGTGCCGGGGGAGGTCGCCCCACGCGACGAAGCGACCGAGAGCGCGGGCGGCCCGGAACAACGCCGCTTCCCGCGTGCCGTGTTGGGCGGTGGCGACGTTCCGTGTCTCGTTGGCGAGCGCTACGTCCGCGTATCGGCGTGATTGCCCCGCTACGGCCACAGAAGGGGCCTGAGCGGGCTTGGGGGCGGGTTGCAGGGCGCTTTGGAGCCACGACGGCACCGGAACCGTCTCAGGGGCGCTCAGGGCTTCGTACTGTCCGGCGGGCAGGATGCTGCCCGCAGCGACGACGTATCCGCCCCACCCACGGGTGTCCACCGATTCGGCGACGGTGCCCGCCGTGGAGCCGATGCGGACGCCTGCCGGGGCGGTGAAGTACAGGTGGGTTCCGCCGCTGGTGGTCCGCACCCGGTAGGTGTCGGGGACGGCCTGTCCGGCGCGCTCGCAGAGCGCTCCAAA containing:
- a CDS encoding bifunctional DNA primase/polymerase is translated as MSEHLLTAALDAAARGWHVFPLRPGTKRPALHGEKSCTRTGECAGGHRKWEQRATTDPDRIRAAWSRAPFNVGIATGPSGLVVVDLDTPEHKGSSDAPDGAATFGALCERAGQAVPDTYRVRTTSGGTHLYFTAPAGVRIGSTAGTVAESVDTRGWGGYVVAAGSILPAGQYEALSAPETVPVPSWLQSALQPAPKPAQAPSVAVAGQSRRYADVALANETRNVATAQHGTREAALFRAARALGRFVAWGDLPRHLVEQALQEAGEATGLSASECRSTLRSALNWSITHNSRSGATA